One window of Watersipora subatra chromosome 3, tzWatSuba1.1, whole genome shotgun sequence genomic DNA carries:
- the LOC137390371 gene encoding kielin/chordin-like protein codes for MVCLQARLPWLAILAILSAAQVIEFFPQFGGDCKDDAGMVCAMLARSDKSGCKEFMVPDICAKTCGKCVESGSVKEFCIDKSSICKLRQSHGSQNVLCRSFENQQICGKTCGDCADDIDAYVGCYKDNFGDRAMTRQEMEGNNPWMVRTCVDACQKRGQKYAGLQNGQDCYCGDNFDKYGIVSDSKCNRFCSGDTTFTCGGQLHNSVYTLSEGGCIDKINGCGQLKKEGKCETDALNMIQNCSRTCDACFTTTGNLGCYCHGDPHCYSFDNKKTSYQGKCKYTLARDECRNGVPINDSPRFNVTGDFTRWNNTEFTMVQAVNIWIRDQKMLVTLLEGGLVEIDGGPVKLPYSKDGMVVYSNRPYSRFVDLKLGIYIEHGESNYFSMRVRELYKSELCGLCGNYDDNPDDDWRTGPGCADAGPGLLTENYNWWGASWRTEDLDNDAGCKKVELCKELEMPPPDCQPLDRQEAKVACQTVETFLNSDAEAKRCLMNLPAGTYTEVLADCVFDFCSTKDKLSICQTLTAFSHKCWEHAGIVIEFRTDNRCPISCEENMIYYKKLCGVCELNCWGEKVDPFCVPNDLNTCYGGCYCLPGYRRNNGKCIFPDECQNAITCQLSFRDAELPINY; via the exons ATTCATGGTGCCTGATATCTGTGCGAAGACCTGTGGAAAATGTGTAGAATCTGGTTCAGTCAAGGAGTTCTGCATCGACAAATCAAGCATTTGCAAGTTACGTCAAAGCCATGGCTCGCAGAATGTGCTCTGTCGTAGTTTTGAAAATCAACAGATTTGTGGAAAAACATGTGGAGATTGCGCAGATGATATTG ATGCTTATGTTGGCTGTTACAAAGATAACTTCGGAGATAGAGCAATGACCAGACAAGAAATGGAAGGAAACAACCCATGGATGGTTCGAACATGCGTAGATGCGTGCCAGAAACGAG GCCAAAAATATGCCGGCCTACAGAATGGGCAGGATTGTTATTGTGGAGATAACTTTGATAAATATGGAATTGTGTCTGACAGCAAATGTAACAGGTTCTGTTCAGGTGACACAACCTTTACCTGCGGAGGACAGCTACACAATTCAGTTTATACACTGAGTg AGGGGGGAtgtattgataaaataaatggATGTGGCCAATTAAAGAAAGAAGGAAAGTGTGAAACCGATGCTTTGAATATGATACAGAACTGCTCACGGACTTGTGATGCTTGCTTCACAACTACAG GCAATCTCGGTTGCTACTGTCATGGCGACCCACACTGCTACTCATTTGATAATAAGAAGACCAGCTACCAAGGCAAATGTAAATACACTCTCGCTAGAGATGAGTGCAGAAATGGAGTTCCAATTAACGACTCACCTCGTTTTAATGTAACTGGTGATTTCACGCGATGGAATAACACTGAATTTACCATGGTACAAGCTGTAAACATTTGGATTCGTGATCAAAAAATG CTAGTGACACTATTGGAAGGAGGACTGGTTGAAATAGATGGTGGCCCAGTAAAGCTGCCCTACTCGAAAGATGGAATGGTTGTCTACTCGAATAGACCCTATTCA AGATTTGTGGATCTAAAGCTAGGAATATACATAGAGCATGGGGAGAGCAACTACTTCAGCATGAGAGTTCGTGAATTGTACAAGTCAGAGTTATGCGGACTGTGTGGTAACTATGATGACAACCCTGATGATGACTGGCGGACTGGACCAGGTTGTGCTGATGCTGGTCCAGGTCTTTTG ACTGAGAACTACAACTGGTGGGGTGCATCATGGAGAACAGAAGACTTAGACAATGATGCGGGATGTAAGAAGGTTGAGCTATGTAAGGAACTAGAAATGCCACCACCAGACTGTCAGCCTCTAGACAGACAAGAAGCTAAGGTAGCGTGCCAGACGGTGGAGACGTTCCTCAACTCAGACGCAGAAGCAAAG AGATGCCTGATGAACCTGCCAGCTGGTACATACACTGAGGTTCTGGCAGACTGTGTGTTTGACTTCTGCTCCACCAAAGACAAGCTTAGCATTTGCCAAACACTCACTGCATTTTCTCACAAGTGTTGGGAACATGCAGGCATTGTGATCGAATTCCGAACAGATAATAGATGCC CCATTTCCTGTGAAGAAAACATGATATATTACAAGAAACTGTGTGGAGTTTGTGAGTTGAATTGCTGGGGGGAGAAAGTAGACCCATTTTGTGTACCAAATGACCTAAACACCTGCTACGGGGGCTGCTACTGCCTTCCTGGATATAGACGAAACAACGGGAAATGCATTTTTCCTGATGAATGTCAGAATGCTATAACGTGTCAGCTGTCCTTCAGAGATGCTGAGTTACCT ATCAACTATTGA